A segment of the Sphingobacteriaceae bacterium genome:
CATCGGCGCCGGCGCCGCGGAGGGGGCCATCGACGCCGCCAGCATCCTGAAGCCCGCCCTGGCCCGGGGTGAACTCCAGGCCATCGGCGCCACCACTTTGGACGAGTACCGCAAGCACGTGGAAAAGGACGCCGCCTTGGAGCGCCGCTTCCAGCCCATCATGGTGGAGGAGCCCAAGGTGGAGGAGGCCATCGAAATCCTGAAGGGCCTGCGGGACCGGTACGAAGCCCATCACCGGGTGGAGATCACCGACGAGGCTCTGGTGGCGGCCGTCCGCCTGGCGGACCGCTACATCTCCGACCGGTTCCTGCCCGACAAGGCCATCGACCTGATTGACGAGGCGGCCTCCCGGGCCCGGCTGCAGGCCTACGTCATGCCGCCGGAAATCAAGGAGATTGAAAACCGCCTGGAGGAGATCCGCAAGGAAAAGGAGGCGGCGGTCCAGAGCCAGGAGTTCGAGAAGGCCGCCAACCTCCGGGACCAGGAGCAGCGCATCGCCTTGGAGTTGGAGCGGCAGAAGCAGGAGTGGCAGCAGAACCAGGCGGCCGACAAGATCACCGTCCGGGCCGACGACATCGCTTACATCGTCTCCTCCTGGACGGGCATCCCGGTGCTGAAGCTGGCCGAGGAAGAGTCGGAGCGGCTGCTCAAGCTGGAGGAGATTCTCCACGAGCGCATCGTCGGCCAGGATGAGGCCGTCCGGGCCGTGTCCCGGGCCATTCGCCGGGCCAGGGCCGGCTTGAAGGATCCCCGGCGGCCCATCGGCTCCTTCATCTTCCTGGGCCCCACGGGAGTCGGCAAGACGGAGCTGTCCAAGGCCCTGGCGGAAGCCCTGTTCGGCGACGAGGATGCCATGATCGTGCTGGACATGTCGGAGTACATGGAGCGGCACACCGTCTCCCGCCTGGTGGGCTCGCCCCCCGGATACGTGGGCTACGAGGAAGGCGGCCAGCTGACGGAGCAGGTGCGGCGCCGGCCCTACAGCGTGGTGGTCTTCGACGAAATCGAGAAGGCCCACCCCGAAGTGTTCAACGTGCTGCTGCAGATCCTGGAGGAGGGCCGCTTGACGGAAGCCAAGGGCCGCACCGTGGACTTCCGCAACACGGTCATCATCATGACCTCCAACGTGGGGGCCCAGCTGCTGCGGCGGGACGGCGCCATGGGCTTCAGGCCCGAGCGGGATGACGAAGCCGACTACGTGGCCATGAAAGACAAGATCATGGACGAGG
Coding sequences within it:
- a CDS encoding AAA family ATPase, translating into IGAGAAEGAIDAASILKPALARGELQAIGATTLDEYRKHVEKDAALERRFQPIMVEEPKVEEAIEILKGLRDRYEAHHRVEITDEALVAAVRLADRYISDRFLPDKAIDLIDEAASRARLQAYVMPPEIKEIENRLEEIRKEKEAAVQSQEFEKAANLRDQEQRIALELERQKQEWQQNQAADKITVRADDIAYIVSSWTGIPVLKLAEEESERLLKLEEILHERIVGQDEAVRAVSRAIRRARAGLKDPRRPIGSFIFLGPTGVGKTELSKALAEALFGDEDAMIVLDMSEYMERHTVSRLVGSPPGYVGYEEGGQLTEQVRRRPYSVVVFDEIEKAHPEVFNVLLQILEEGRLTEAKGRTVDFRNTVIIMTSNVGAQLLRRDGAMGFRPERDDEADYVAMKDKIMDEVKRTFRPEFLNRIDELIVFHQLNEEHLQEIVQLMLKRVSERLSDFELTIEVDEAARKKIIAEGTDPTFGARPLRRAITRMIEDPLSEHMLQQRFQEGDVILVTVEDDELVFKKKEARQPVGAAE